In one window of Episyrphus balteatus chromosome 3, idEpiBalt1.1, whole genome shotgun sequence DNA:
- the LOC129913286 gene encoding uncharacterized protein LOC129913286 — protein sequence MDAEVCHLLQMWGLGNYINLFRQNSITSSSMALLGPAEIRELFPNIGHRTIFTRNLEEYRTRYHPQILTYATGDVYINSYPAPEVSSYLSLNYEDTDLFF from the exons ATGGATGCAGAAGTATGCCATTTGTTACAGATGTGGGGCCTAGGGAACTACATAAATCTTTTTAGAC AAAATTCAATAACATCCAGTTCTATGGCATTACTAGGACCAGCTGAAATAAGGGAACTTTTCCCAAATATAGGCCACCGAACAATTTTTACCCGTAATCTGGAGGAATATAGAACAAGATATCATCCACAAATTTTG acTTATGCTACTGGTGATGTATATATTAACAGCTATCCAGCTCCAGAAGTTTCTTCTTATTTGTCTTTAAACTACGAAGATacagatttgtttttttaa